Proteins from a genomic interval of Desulfosporosinus sp. Sb-LF:
- a CDS encoding GntR family transcriptional regulator — MEYQFSPIKFNDMSHIRDSVFSILRNAILDKKLKPGQRLVERTIAEQLGVSRTPVREAIRKLELERLVTHIPRKGVVVSGFTKEDIMEILLIRASLEALICSIAATKIKPKDVERLQSLAKEILEEHENENFTRSNKLNDKFHEIVYRAAESPRVYNLFNTLREYITKFTQVAYYKPGRPEEVWIEHSEIIQALRDHDKLRADAAAKRHVENSSKAFLEMASWDK; from the coding sequence GTGGAATATCAATTTTCACCTATTAAATTCAATGACATGAGCCATATCCGTGATTCTGTGTTTTCAATTCTGAGAAATGCAATTCTTGATAAAAAACTTAAACCAGGGCAAAGGCTCGTGGAACGCACGATTGCAGAACAACTTGGGGTTAGCAGAACTCCAGTGCGCGAAGCAATTCGTAAGCTCGAATTAGAACGGTTAGTCACGCATATTCCTAGAAAGGGGGTCGTGGTTTCAGGATTCACTAAGGAGGATATTATGGAGATTCTGCTCATTAGAGCATCCTTGGAAGCCCTAATTTGTAGTATTGCTGCGACAAAAATTAAACCTAAAGACGTGGAACGGCTTCAATCCCTTGCTAAGGAGATTTTAGAGGAACACGAAAATGAAAATTTCACAAGGTCCAACAAATTAAACGATAAGTTTCATGAGATCGTCTACAGAGCTGCGGAAAGCCCAAGAGTGTACAATTTATTCAATACGTTACGCGAGTATATTACCAAATTTACACAAGTGGCTTATTATAAACCTGGTCGACCTGAAGAAGTATGGATTGAACATAGTGAGATCATTCAGGCGTTGCGAGACCATGATAAGTTGAGGGCTGATGCCGCTGCGAAAAGACATGTTGAGAATTCTAGTAAGGCGTTTTTGGAAATGGCCTCTTGGGATAAATAA
- a CDS encoding chromate transporter has translation MNIFLEMFITFFKIGCLAFGGGYAVIAILQKEVVELKQWVGNDELTDIMAISQTLPGIIFVNSATMIGYRRKGILGAIVATFSSILPTFFLILILTFVIWGFTDNIFVHKAFTGILLGVTALILNSVKKTWKTAVKHYSDIVLALLATGLLLFTSVNVVFILLLMAGLGFGRNMYFMKAGGKQNEAL, from the coding sequence ATGAACATATTTCTAGAGATGTTCATTACCTTTTTCAAAATTGGTTGTTTGGCCTTTGGCGGAGGGTATGCTGTTATAGCCATACTTCAAAAAGAAGTTGTCGAATTAAAGCAATGGGTGGGCAATGATGAATTGACAGATATTATGGCTATTTCCCAAACCCTGCCAGGGATCATCTTTGTCAATTCGGCGACGATGATTGGCTATCGAAGAAAAGGTATTCTAGGCGCGATCGTTGCCACGTTCTCGTCCATCCTTCCAACCTTTTTTTTGATACTGATCCTGACCTTTGTGATATGGGGCTTCACGGATAATATCTTTGTCCACAAAGCTTTCACGGGAATTCTCCTGGGCGTCACTGCTTTGATCCTTAATTCTGTTAAGAAAACCTGGAAGACAGCAGTCAAACATTACTCAGACATCGTCTTGGCTCTCTTGGCGACTGGCCTTTTACTCTTTACAAGTGTTAACGTTGTTTTTATTCTTCTGCTTATGGCGGGGCTGGGCTTTGGTCGAAATATGTATTTCATGAAGGCAGGAGGCAAGCAAAATGAAGCTCTTTGA
- a CDS encoding chromate transporter, which produces MKLFELFLVFLKIGAVSFGGGYAMIPFFETEMVSHKWVSLTDYVKVIAIAQVVPGPFAVDSSSYIGFKVAGILGALIATIALCIPSFTASVIITKFYAQFKKNKYVNALLMGVRPAVLGLLISAAYIIGIKPLFQVNNTIISLTMLKAIIVIGIGYYILNQKKIKVGTFTFMAASAIIGIVLF; this is translated from the coding sequence ATGAAGCTCTTTGAATTATTTCTCGTATTTTTAAAAATTGGGGCTGTTAGTTTTGGCGGCGGTTACGCCATGATACCATTTTTTGAGACAGAAATGGTATCCCATAAGTGGGTATCATTGACTGATTATGTCAAAGTTATTGCTATTGCACAGGTTGTACCCGGGCCTTTTGCCGTAGATTCATCGTCTTATATCGGCTTTAAAGTAGCAGGCATTCTTGGTGCATTGATTGCTACCATAGCCCTCTGTATTCCGTCATTTACTGCTTCTGTAATCATCACCAAATTCTATGCTCAGTTTAAAAAGAACAAGTATGTAAATGCCCTTTTAATGGGTGTGAGACCGGCTGTACTTGGTCTCCTTATCAGTGCTGCCTACATAATTGGAATTAAACCTTTGTTTCAGGTAAATAATACCATCATATCTTTAACAATGCTGAAAGCTATTATTGTGATAGGTATCGGATATTATATACTAAACCAGAAAAAAATCAAAGTAGGTACATTCACGTTTATGGCTGCTTCAGCGATAATCGGTATAGTATTATTCTGA
- a CDS encoding SDR family oxidoreductase, with translation MSQAKTPQPTFPAQQQGQQPGLESLMNPLPVAEDPAYLGGSKLTGKTAIITGGDSGIGRAVSIAFAKEGADVMLVYLNEHGDAQATKARVEQLGRRCTVLAGDIGDEVFCQEVIDYALQNFGKLDILVNNAGEQHPQNSLLDITSAQLERTFRTNIFGYFYLTKAALPHLKSGSVIINTASITAYEGHDQLIDYAASKGAVVSFNRSLSESLCKLGIRVNGVAPGPIWTPLIPSTFQAEHVANFGSTTPMQRAGQPKELAPAYVFLASDDSSYMSGQILHINGGTIINS, from the coding sequence ATGAGCCAGGCGAAAACACCTCAACCAACGTTTCCTGCACAACAACAGGGGCAACAACCGGGTCTGGAATCGCTGATGAATCCGTTACCTGTCGCTGAAGATCCAGCGTATTTGGGAGGGTCAAAACTAACAGGGAAAACTGCGATTATCACCGGAGGAGACAGCGGAATCGGTCGTGCCGTGTCTATTGCCTTTGCCAAAGAAGGGGCCGATGTCATGTTGGTCTATTTGAATGAACATGGCGACGCTCAGGCAACAAAAGCACGTGTGGAACAATTGGGGCGCCGTTGTACGGTTTTGGCTGGCGACATTGGAGATGAAGTATTCTGTCAGGAAGTGATCGATTATGCGCTTCAGAACTTTGGCAAACTAGATATTCTAGTTAATAATGCAGGAGAACAACATCCTCAAAACAGTTTGCTTGATATAACAAGTGCTCAGCTTGAAAGAACCTTTCGCACCAATATTTTTGGCTACTTTTACTTAACAAAAGCGGCGTTACCCCATCTCAAATCAGGCAGCGTAATTATTAATACAGCATCAATAACAGCGTATGAGGGGCATGATCAATTGATTGATTATGCTGCGAGCAAAGGAGCTGTCGTTTCCTTCAACCGTTCCTTATCAGAATCACTTTGTAAATTAGGGATTCGAGTCAACGGAGTTGCTCCCGGTCCGATCTGGACTCCATTAATTCCGTCTACATTTCAAGCGGAGCATGTTGCAAATTTCGGAAGCACAACTCCTATGCAACGAGCTGGGCAACCGAAGGAACTAGCACCAGCTTACGTTTTTCTTGCTTCAGATGATTCCTCTTATATGTCAGGCCAGATACTTCACATTAATGGGGGCACCATTATTAACTCGTAG